Within the Setaria viridis chromosome 3, Setaria_viridis_v4.0, whole genome shotgun sequence genome, the region AGGACTGCTATAATTTAGTCCCAAATGAACAAGCACATACCTTAAGAAGATCAAAAACCTTCTCACAGATGTATTTCTGTCTGATTGTAGCACCCCTTTGTTGTAATTTATCTGGATGGACACAGAGGGTTGCCTTCCTGTAAGCTTTCTTCACAGCAACAGCTGTAATGAGATCTGTAAGTGGCACCGGTTGCCAGCCACTATCAGCACCAAGAATCTGCCAGGGAAAACAAAGCAAAAATGATAACCTTTACATGTTCTACATGAAGGATTGAAAAGATGTATGAAATTAACCGCTTACATATTGCAATGTGGACAGCAAGGCCCTCAGATTTCCCTCCTTTCCATTTGACCATCTCTTGATCTCAGGATCCAGGAACTCAGACAACCTCTGAAATACATAAACACCGATACTGTGAATAAATGCAGATACAGTGAGAAGTTTCCCTTTGTGTGTATAGTCTTACATGTTTCTCTGCTTGCTCCCTTTGAGCTAGCACATCCCGCATGTTCTTCTCAGCAAGTGCCTTTGTCTGAAAATAGGTAATATGCATAGTCACCAAACTACTGGCAAATAAGGCAAAAACTGAAATAAAACCAGAAAGAAATATCAGGCGTACCACACGTTCAGCTGTGCGTTGATGCCTCTCTAATCTTGCTTTATGTCTTAAAGCTGACTCAACCTCAACCACTGCTGCCAACAAATATCAAAGAGCAGAAATTAAGACGAGTAacaaacatttttaaaaaaaatgcatgcaaaGCTTCCTTGAAACACATGATTTATAATAAAGTATCATGAACATATTAAGTACCTCTGTTGACAGAATCTGGGTTTCTGCTGAAATTACTGGAAGCCGCCCTCTGATACTGTGACTCCTGTCGAATATCCTGCATCCAGAATCAGGATTTATATCTAGTCAGCAGTTCtctaaaaaagagaaagaaaaagaaaacaatgttGCATAGTATCGTCTGAATTTCTTAAACTCCGTCACACAATGTACCATACTAACAGAAAGCACCTACCCGATTGGACTTAAAACCCTCCTTGAAAGAGGATCTGTACCGTTCCCTCCGTTCTCTTGCTTCTGCAAGAGCCTTCTCAGCCTTTGCCTTTTCGATTGCCCGCTCCCGAGCTTCTGCAGTTGCTCGCTCAACTGCCGCACGTTCTGCTTTTATCCTAGCTTCTCTAGCAGCCCTTTCAGCAGCTGCTTCAGCACTTgctctctcttctttctctctggCCTCTGCAGATGCCCGTTGTCGTGCAGCAGTAATTCTTTCCAAAGCCATTTTTTCTGCCATTTCGCGAGCTTCAGCAAATGCTCTCTCGTGCGCTTCTCTTGTCGCTCTTTCAACAGCAAGTCTATCTTTTTTTCGTTCCCtctccctttcctcctcttccaatTTCCGTCTTTCCTTCTCTTCAGCAagttctctttctttctgcAATCTCCTTTCACtttcttttgcttcttgtgTTTTTCGAGAAGACCAATTGTCCTTTTCAAATGCACTATCTGCTCTTGTTATATTTTCCCTCTCTTTGGCTCTCTGAACTCCAAGTGAGTCTTTTTTCCATGTCTCAGCAGAAGCTGGTGAGGCATGTGTCGTCTCCAAGGGAGATGGCCCATGCTCTGCCTTTGATATCCTTGCTGCAGTGtctttttcttccattttgCTAGCCCTGCTCTTCTCTTCACATGTAGACCTTTCTGTTGGTAATTCTCTTTCTCCACTGTTCGAAATCTCTCCAGTTTCTCCAAGACTAGGAACAGTACAAGATGTCTGAGATGTAGCAGAGTCATCTTTTTGCATCGAGTGCTGCATGCGAGTATACATTTCTGAAGAGGGAGCCTGTTCATCCTTCGAATTAATAGTTGTTCTGGTGGCACTGTCACTTGCAGCTTTGATGGCAACTTCATCTCCTGAAAAGGATTCAGATCCAACTTCATCACAAGTTGTATCGCACTTTGCATCCACATCACTTTGTCCTCTGTTGGTACTTTCAGGTGACTTCTGGTCCTCCCGGTTACAAGGATCAGATCCTTCTTCACTACCTGTCTTGTCAGTATTTTCTAATGGGGTTTCGTCTGCTTCTTTATCATTAACATCAGAGACGAGTCCATCCATTCCTTCTTCCACATTCTCTGCTTCACCATGACCCATTGATCCATGCATTTCTTGATCCAGTTCTCTTTTAATCAAATTGCTAGCTACCTCAAATACATTCAGCATGTTTGATTCTTCTCGGTCTGCCAAATTATCATTTTGTAAAATAATATCATTCTCATCTTCAGGACACTCAGCATCCAGATCcacaactgtttcttcagggtGTGTATATGGACTAACCTTCTCCTCAATTTCGACTTTGTCTACTTCCTCAAAGAGCACTTCATTTATCTTAGCACCTTTATTATGCAAGAGTGATCCATCAATAAAACTGAATTTTTCTCTTCCATAAGTTTCAGCTTCCTGCTCAATTTTACTCGGTCTTGGTCTCGGGAAAGTATCACATACATCAGATTCTTTAAGTTCTTCTAAAATCAATGATTTGATGTTGCTTCCCTGGGAAACTGCAGCATTAGGCACATCTGAGGGTTCCTGTAATTTTTCATTACTTCCAGAAGTGCATTGCATCCCACCATTGCATGGTACTTCTAGTACCAGTTTACTGTTTGTGTCCTGTGATGTTCCTGCTACTGGACTTACCTTTGGAATACTATTACCAAGGTCTCTAAAATCGCTGGCATTTCCTGATGAGCAAGGCTCTGGTAATGAACCCCGCATATCCTTGATGACATCCAGCTTTGTGGAGGCATCACTTGTAGAAGGAAGCTCCAGACACTCATCAGTATCATGGCTTTCCTTAGCAACTTCCGGTGTTACAAGTCCCTCACTAATTGAATTATTAGTTTCTTGGTGTGCCATATTTTCCATAGAAGCTTCTAAAATCACGGATGCCCTATCTTTGTCCACTGGAACCGTCTTGCCCTCTCGCAGATCTACATGCTTCACCCCCAGATTCCTGCCATCATTAACCTCCCAAAGTTTTTCATACCTTGCCAAGTCAGAATCCGCTGCACTGAGTTCAGTGTCACTGTGATCATTGATGACACTAGTAATGGGATTCATTTGCTCACATTTATCATCCTCCCTTCTGGCTTCATCAGTTTTGCATTTCTGATCATCTCCAGTTAGCTCAAAAAAATCATTACCGGACTTCCACTTGCCTAATTTCTCTAGTTTACTGGAAGTTTGACAGGACTCAGTGGAGCGTTGCATCATCTTCTGAGGCTTCTCCAGTGGAAATACCTTTTTTCCATTGTCATCAAAATGATAAAATCTATCCACACTTAGTTTTTTATGCTTGTCAGACAAAGAATCGTCATGGTTCTTTTCTTCTTCCGATGACTTTTTCACTGATAGTATTTGTTCGGAAGTATCTACCTCTACGGATACTGGAGCCTTGATTTCTGTAGACCTTGTGCTTCTATGGTGACTTGGCTTCTTCCGCAATTTAAAACTGTCACCTTTTATCTCTAACAATTCTTTTGCAGCCTTTAACCTAGCTTCAGCAAAATCCATTGCCTCCTTCATAGCTGCTGAAGCAGAAGTGGGATTGGCACCAGCTTTCTTGTCAGCATGAGGCATGTTGCTACTTGAACTGTTATGTGCAGCAGCAGTTGGAGTGTGACTGTGATTTACAAGATTGATGCCCCCTTTAGCTGCACTTTCTCTCTTGTTTATCAGTTTAGGTTCCTGCCTCAACAGTGGCTGTACTTTGACTGACTGTGCCTGTGCATCAGTGTCAGATCCCCGAAGAAATGCATAATCGGGTGTCACAGTACTGCGTGTTGAATGACTATCAGAGGTCTTGTGGTTTTCATTTGCAGAAACATTTCCAGAAATAGGTGTCCACGATGCACTTGGCTGCTTCTGATCAACTATAAAATCACTCTCAGGACTCCTCACACTCGCACTAACAGAGCTTGGGTTCTTGTCACTATCGTCATTGGCCATTGTGCCATTGTCAATTCTTGAAACATGATTTGTTGCTGGACCATGCGACAAATTGCGTGAATCAATCACAAAGTCCATCGAAGGTTCAACTGTGCAGGTCGGCATCTCAATCAGATCATCAGGTCTCCTCTCAGTAGTCTTGTTATATGACATAACAAACTGCTGACTTTCTGTCTCTGGAGAGAAGGATATTGGAGAAAACTTATGGTCTTtgaaatgatgatgatgatccagAATTTGGTAATGTTGAGGAAGTGCAGGAGGCTCATCCTCCAGCTGGCTGAAATCCTTTTTTATCGATGATCTGTTAAATACAAAAATATTGACGGTAAATCATGTGATGGATATGAAGTGCACTCACTTTAACCACCAGAGCAGATTCCAAGGGAATAAACATGAATAGACTAAAACAATCATGGTACACTAGACGTGGTGCTGTACAGAATGCAGATACAGATGGTAAACTCAAATCTTGATTTCATTGGTCACATTTGGATATGTAGTTTTTGATGGGACGCACCTCATGAGACAATTAATGCATAGATTCGATTGTAATTACTGGCAGTAGGTA harbors:
- the LOC117847418 gene encoding uncharacterized protein isoform X1 encodes the protein MDAAWRERRHHRKAAAAAAGGGGGAGGVGGGAAAAAAARAAYGDVFGGPPRFAAPFGAAPLDYAEVFGGVAATCSIPYLDLPPSAAAVGGDGGFFACRGKGDYGEIFGRFDFADFALPYEDLFGGPGAEPEEKEPEIASPSSGSSRSSIKKDFSQLEDEPPALPQHYQILDHHHHFKDHKFSPISFSPETESQQFVMSYNKTTERRPDDLIEMPTCTVEPSMDFVIDSRNLSHGPATNHVSRIDNGTMANDDSDKNPSSVSASVRSPESDFIVDQKQPSASWTPISGNVSANENHKTSDSHSTRSTVTPDYAFLRGSDTDAQAQSVKVQPLLRQEPKLINKRESAAKGGINLVNHSHTPTAAAHNSSSSNMPHADKKAGANPTSASAAMKEAMDFAEARLKAAKELLEIKGDSFKLRKKPSHHRSTRSTEIKAPVSVEVDTSEQILSVKKSSEEEKNHDDSLSDKHKKLSVDRFYHFDDNGKKVFPLEKPQKMMQRSTESCQTSSKLEKLGKWKSGNDFFELTGDDQKCKTDEARREDDKCEQMNPITSVINDHSDTELSAADSDLARYEKLWEVNDGRNLGVKHVDLREGKTVPVDKDRASVILEASMENMAHQETNNSISEGLVTPEVAKESHDTDECLELPSTSDASTKLDVIKDMRGSLPEPCSSGNASDFRDLGNSIPKVSPVAGTSQDTNSKLVLEVPCNGGMQCTSGSNEKLQEPSDVPNAAVSQGSNIKSLILEELKESDVCDTFPRPRPSKIEQEAETYGREKFSFIDGSLLHNKGAKINEVLFEEVDKVEIEEKVSPYTHPEETVVDLDAECPEDENDIILQNDNLADREESNMLNVFEVASNLIKRELDQEMHGSMGHGEAENVEEGMDGLVSDVNDKEADETPLENTDKTGSEEGSDPCNREDQKSPESTNRGQSDVDAKCDTTCDEVGSESFSGDEVAIKAASDSATRTTINSKDEQAPSSEMYTRMQHSMQKDDSATSQTSCTVPSLGETGEISNSGERELPTERSTCEEKSRASKMEEKDTAARISKAEHGPSPLETTHASPASAETWKKDSLGVQRAKERENITRADSAFEKDNWSSRKTQEAKESERRLQKERELAEEKERRKLEEEERERERKKDRLAVERATREAHERAFAEAREMAEKMALERITAARQRASAEAREKEERASAEAAAERAAREARIKAERAAVERATAEARERAIEKAKAEKALAEARERRERYRSSFKEGFKSNRDIRQESQYQRAASSNFSRNPDSVNRAVVEVESALRHKARLERHQRTAERVTKALAEKNMRDVLAQREQAEKHRLSEFLDPEIKRWSNGKEGNLRALLSTLQYILGADSGWQPVPLTDLITAVAVKKAYRKATLCVHPDKLQQRGATIRQKYICEKVFDLLKDAWNKFTSEER
- the LOC117847418 gene encoding uncharacterized protein isoform X2, with the protein product MDAAWRERRHHRKAAAAAAGGGGGAGGVGGGAAAAAAARAAYGDVFGGPPRFAAPFGAAPLDYAEVFGGVAATCSIPYLDLPPSAAAVGGDGGFFACRGKGDYGEIFGRFDFADFALPYEDLFGGPGAEPEEKEPEIASPSSGSSRSSIKKDFSQLEDEPPALPQHYQILDHHHHFKDHKFSPISFSPETESQQFVMSYNKTTERRPDDLIEMPTCTVEPSMDFVIDSRNLSHGPATNHVSRIDNGTMANDDSDKNPSSVSASVRSPESDFIVDQKQPSASWTPISGNVSANENHKTSDSHSTRSTVTPDYAFLRGSDTDAQAQSVKVQPLLRQEPKLINKRESAAKGGINLVNHSHTPTAAAHNSSSSNMPHADKKAGANPTSASAAMKEAMDFAEARLKAAKELLEIKGDSFKLRKKPSHHRSTRSTEIKAPVSVEVDTSEQILSVKKSSEEEKNHDDSLSDKHKKLSVDRFYHFDDNGKKVFPLEKPQKMMQRSTESCQTSSKLEKLGKWKSGNDFFELTGDDQKCKTDEARREDDKCEQMNPITSVINDHSDTELSAADSDLARYEKLWEVNDGRNLGVKHVDLREGKTVPVDKDRASVILEASMENMAHQETNNSISEGLVTPEVAKESHDTDECLELPSTSDASTKLDVIKDMRGSLPEPCSSGNASDFRDLGNSIPKVSPVAGTSQDTNSKLVLEVPCNGGMQCTSGSNEKLQEPSDVPNAAVSQGSNIKSLILEELKESDVCDTFPRPRPSKIEQEAETYGREKFSFIDGSLLHNKGAKINEVLFEEVDKVEIEEKVSPYTHPEETVVDLDAECPEDENDIILQNDNLADREESNMLNVFEVASNLIKRELDQEMHGSMGHGEAENVEEGMDGLVSDVNDKEADETPLENTDKTGSEEGSDPCNREDQKSPESTNRGQSDVDAKCDTTCDEVGSESFSGDEVAIKAASDSATRTTINSKDEQAPSSEMYTRMQHSMQKDDSATSQTSCTVPSLGETGEISNSGERELPTERSTCEEKSRASKMEEKDTAARISKAEHGPSPLETTHASPASAETWKKDSLGVQRAKERENITRADSAFEKDNWSSRKTQEAKESERRLQKERELAEEKERRKLEEEERERERKKDRLAVERATREAHERAFAEAREMAEKMALERITAARQRASAEAREKEERASAEAAAERAAREARIKAERAAVERATAEARERAIEKAKAEKALAEARERRERYRSSFKEGFKSNRDIRQESQYQRAASSNFSRNPDSVNRVVEVESALRHKARLERHQRTAERVTKALAEKNMRDVLAQREQAEKHRLSEFLDPEIKRWSNGKEGNLRALLSTLQYILGADSGWQPVPLTDLITAVAVKKAYRKATLCVHPDKLQQRGATIRQKYICEKVFDLLKDAWNKFTSEER